The Epinephelus lanceolatus isolate andai-2023 chromosome 14, ASM4190304v1, whole genome shotgun sequence genome has a window encoding:
- the akap11 gene encoding A-kinase anchor protein 11 isoform X1: protein MTAQKYLNSRASRTQVSGQSATQLPVAMDACARIRGVPIRSRASVRKETVRDSGAQCVKSLFRNKKELCSVGLELPSRDTTRLTEIHFVCLPGQCEGEDVTQQALLSMPGGLCELLRSLHVQGLKNDEVLLLKDTRRLAEHKDGGPQCWLKAVCVLRHNPSTCVYPQANVASLVGLLGCYMAGVRYALELQALQRGTAEPSQPEEDDTNQSVSSIEDDFVTALEHLEEDDTGDNPSAASYRHFKKRDVASQTIPAHKRKKELSGSRIIMSSSSKKNSAKHKSGPDVSVTVQRSSGVESQWTYCSPGARLPSPLIHVSESEESDCSSPSPIIFLDEVGYQKSLLAKLDIPQVPGGPRERVEDSDSEVSEFFDSFDQFDDLEELSSENSTLTLPLDAISAPSMQNPSSGSASKYVSRGCSTKGMNPHRFDHPTLPADVKKPTPLKPGSPYSLHSEVPDSPRPVQTPSEENGGPLFSPVSSSAFSPLVDSGGPLEYFWKTDEDGPDSSELRKPQDLCSLYKTYSDFASSLSKEILGSVCGYQSAVDISDNKNLSCVCHKEFKNPSGYVMKLSEIQETVTVAKLQKKSQSLKDGIQRFATDLVEMSLGSALRDLQKGVSSCTTTLCHLAARLTSSVFQMAFHEIGMRHAYVLKERAINGLAGFLVGEAVSGALKEFLTVKKQIFHSTVTRFAADLAEELVFEGIMEVCQFSHPSTPLTPSDWSFGHGQEEEEEEVVVSSYASDLSESVIQEAFIELSQADVAFTSQAAISVSLDNICYVSAENSSAQTCSTFANQQVLSASSAAATPGPSGEDASCTVKKALFTVSGMASCIPVPQAGQALSHIHDSEETSQYKSSLSETPQASPKRVTVSSSDTATSTQSHLYSHGTQTPIPGEDPSQGKSPFQNFSGNMVDMIVTEACELITASKMKKSFGDCADFFTKTIGSRRDSSSRQETVHYESPDSPSTQGAGFRYDCRDSGYARKGGPGEQATDFSIPHISFQTGSQSQGRASCELDPRTSGGAETHPVIMDTLGVPGAEMGGQRRISVPGDDLSPSSGQKSGGTPGTPPSTPQQPSEVSKEKQIKQFSKKLKSKLAKEFSPATPPPTPHYQPEPEPKDITPEADKAEFMLKLMRSLSEEADGNEDEEEEELAEEGGVGGTNRCSETGVGRHELNQMSARRMSNKEALHYAERLACHIVSMATEMDTLGVAEEEGELSKGSERRRDSVAQFSEQTLNTLWVYAGEVAGEVINDVKKMVSSAQQCPHHRAVRRRSFDRSSSECLHHHRQHQPQPCTDQNRDWRVGRLAEQWSNDLIASVFRSPTSTSSTVSTSSSGLSSEYPSCESVTDEYAGYLIRVLKKEGGSRELVLDQYASRLAYRSIKLGLAHASRKIKQRSSSTRLHSSKSLPDEWKASGSEVSSPKDKAESVVCPSGEDAQCCCRDSDEQSQREYMDLVNFAESLAYNITCDVTRKLHLSSARLPKSLTDSCLYKKSKLEDMAENLIRNSFSCPLLSKEAKSRHYHSTGSLYDGGYRSRVMQVIEHYARKIVDDTLKMSLASVGHSSREHQRNQGHDRHSHTQRLSEGPSLGQALGERTCRYCQVQECPYCTKLSRHHHQPVLQRRKRGSECQARAERLPSLEIPKIHIDLDHRAVFAEGMVSMAMETAKRELSNTSLNADSGIGHDGTSYAESLTAEIMTSALSNICQTGNVSLPGREATESSVSQQLSVGDDSLGSWSNLSFEDEHPDDNSSFLHLSDSSNGNSSSWSSLGLEGEACEERMSFSPSDSDNTEDKETEVKEESSGTLCVDRTQVQAPRNTLVIVNSDVREPGCGPQHVTLDPQLRSMLQWAAASMADIPLIQLSPDRELQQLPVVVQRLRERKWRVGELLHTLLRYCEEGQAHGQSQAREEALQAGREPHRIPLFQWLLEHA from the exons aCTGTGCGTGACAGCGGGGCACAGTGTGTGAAGAGCCTCTTTAGGAATAAAAAGGAGCTATGCAGCGTTGGCCTGGAGCTGCCAAGCAGAGACACCACAAGACTGACAGAG attcattttgtgtgtctgcctGGTCAGTGTGAAGGGGAAGATGTCACCCAACAG GCTCTGCTATCTATGCCAGGAGGGCTGTGTGAGCTTCTTAGGTCCCTCCACGTTCAGGGCCTCAAGAACGACGAAGTTCTGCTGCTCAAAGACACGCGCAGGCTGGCAGAGCACAAGGACGGCGGGCCTCAG tGTTGGTtaaaggctgtgtgtgtgctgaggcATAACCCCAGCACATGCGTCTACCCCCAGGCCAATGTAGCATCTTTAGTGGGCTTGCTGGGATGCTATATGGCAGGCGTGCGCTACGCTTTGGAGCTTCAGGCTCTGCAGAGGGGCACAGCTGAGCCCAGCCAGCCGGAGGAAGATGACACCAACCAGTCAGTGTCATCAATCGAGGATGACTTTGTCACGGCCctggagcatctggaggaggACGACACAGGAGACAATCCCT ctgcagcttcctATCGCCATTTTAAAAAGCGTGATGTGGCATCACAGACCATCCCAGCCCACAAGAGAAAAAAGGAATTATCTGGCTCCCGTATTATCATGAGCTCATCTTCAAAGAAGAATTCAGCCAAACACAAATCTGGACCAGATGTGTCCGTCACAGTACAGAGGTCATCGGGCGTGGAATCCCAGTGGACTTACTGTAGTCCCGGAGCTCGCCTCCCCTCACCTTTGATTCATGTCAGCGAATCGGAAGAGTCAGACTGCTCCAGCCCCAGCCCAATCATTTTCCTGGATGAGGTGGGCTACCAGAAGAGCCTGCTTGCAAAGCTGGACATCCCCCAGGTGCCAGGGGGTCCCAGAGAGCGAGTTGAAGACTCCGACTCTGAAGTCAGTGAGTTCTTTGATAGCTTTGACCAGTTTGATGACCTGGAGGAGCTGAGCTCAGAGAACAGCACTCTCACACTGCCTCTGGATGCCATCAGTGCACCAAGCATGCAGAACCCGTCCAGTGGGTCAGCATCTAAATATGTTTCTAGGGGCTGCTCAACCAAGGGTATGAATCCTCACCGCTTTGATCATCCCACTCTCCCAGCCGATGTGAAAAAACCCACTCCTCTGAAACCAGGCTCTCCCTACTCACTTCACTCTGAGGTGCCTGACTCCCCCCGACCAGTGCAGACCCCCTCTGAGGAGAACGGCGGCCCACTCTTCAGTCCTGTCAGCTCGTCGGCCTTCAGCCCTCTGGTGGACTCTGGTGGACCGCTGGAATACTTTTGGAAGACAGATGAGGATGGACCGGACAGTTCAGAGCTGCGTAAACCCCAAGACCTCTGCTCTTTGTATAAGACCTACTCAGACTTTGCCAGCAGTCTATCTAAAGAAATTCTGGGATCTGTGTGTGGCTATCAATCTGCAGTTGACATCAGCGACAACAAGAATCTCAGCTGCGTCTGCCACAAGGAATTCAAGAACCCTTCGGGCTACGTGATGAAGCTCTCAGAAATACAAGAGACCGTAACAGTGGCCAAGCTGCAAAAGAAGTCCCAGTCTCTGAAGGATGGCATTCAGAGGTTTGCCACGGACCTGGTGGAAATGAGCTTGGGCAGCGCCTTGAGAGACCTCCAGAAAGGTGTCTCCTCCTGCACCACCACCTTGTGTCACCTAGCTGCCAGGCTTACCTCCTCAGTGTTTCAGATGGCCTTCCATGAGATCGGGATGCGCCACGCTTATGTGCTGAAAGAACGAGCAATCAATGGACTAGCTGGCTTCCTGGTCGGAGAGGCTGTGTCTGGGGCGCTGAAAGAGTTCCTGACAGTGAAGAAGCAGATTTTCCACAGCACGGTGACACGATTCGCTGCTGATCTGGCTGAAGAGCTGGTGTTTGAAGGCATCATGGAAGTATGTCAGTTCTCCCACCCTTCAACCCCTCTCACCCCCAGTGATTGGTCGTTTGGCCACGggcaagaggaggaagaggaggaggtggtggtttCCTCCTATGCTTCAGACTTGTCCGAGTCTGTTATCCAAGAGGCCTTCATAGAGCTCTCCCAGGCTGATGTTGCCTTCACTAGCCAAGCAGCTATCAGTGTGTCTCTAGACAACATCTGTTACGTGAGTGCAGAGAACTCAAGTGCTCAAACCTGCAGCACCTTTGCTAACCAGCAGGTTTTAAGTGCCAGCTCAGCTGCAGCGACCCCAGGGCCCTCAGGAGAGGATGCCTCCTGCACGGTGAAGAAAGCTCTGTTCACTGTATCAGGCATGGCCAGCTGTATTCCTGTGCCCCAAGCAGGCCAAGCCCTCTCCCACATCCACGATTCTGAAGAGACCAGTCAGTATAAGTCGAGCTTGTCAGAAACCCCACAGGCCAGCCCTAAGAGAGTAACTGTGTCCTCCTCTGACACTGCCACATCTACACAATCTCACCTTTACAGTCATGGAACTCAGACCCCGATACCTGGAGAAGACCCTTCCCAAGGAAAGTCCCCGTTCCAAAACTTCTCTGGCAACATGGTGGATATGATAGTAACTGAGGCTTGTGAGCTAATAACTGCTTCTAAGATGAAGAAGAGTTTTGGTGACTGTGCTGATTTCTTCACAAAGACAATCGGGAGCAGGAGGGACTCTTCTTCTAGGCAGGAGACGGTTCATTACGAGAGTCCAGACTCCCCCTCTACGCAGGGAGCTGGCTTCAGATACGACTGTAGAGATTCTGGGTATGCTAGGAAGGGCGGCCCTGGTGAGCAAGCAACAGACTTTAGTATTCCTCACATTTCCTTTCAGACAGGCTCTCAGAGCCAGGGGAGAGCCAGCTGTGAGTTAGACCCCAGGACCAGCGGTGGGGCTGAAACCCATCCTGTGATAATGGATACTCTAGGCGTACCGGGCGCCGAGATGGGTGGACAAAGGAGGATATCTGTTCCTGGGGATGACTTGTCTCCAAGCTCCGGCCAAAAATCTGGTGGGACTCCTGGCACTCCTCCTTCTACCCCGCAGCAGCCCAGTGAGGTGTCAAAGGAGAAGCAGATAAAACAGTTCTCCAAGAAGCTGAAAAGCAAGCTAGCCAAGGAATTTTCCCCTGCTACACCCCCACCCACCCCTCACTACCAGCCTGAGCCTGAGCCAAAAGACATCACCCCTGAGGCAGACAAGGCTGAGTTCATGCTCAAACTGATGAGGTCTCTCTCTGAGGAGGCAGATGGGaatgaggatgaagaggaggaagaattAGCAGAAGAGGGCGGTGTTGGTGGCACTAACAGATGTTCAGAGACAGGGGTCGGCCGGCATGAACTGAACCAGATGTCCGCTCGCAGAATGTCCAACAAAGAAGCGCTCCACTATGCTGAGCGGTTGGCTTGCCACattgtctccatggcaacagagATGGACACCCTGGGAGTGGCAGAGGAGGAGGGCGAGTTGAGCAAGGGCagcgagaggaggagagacagtgTGGCTCAGTTCTCAGAGCAGACCCTGAACACCTTGTGGGTGTACGCCGGGGAGGTGGCAGGAGAGGTCATCAATGATGTGAAGAAGATGGTGAGCTCTGCCCAGCAGTGTCCACATCACAGGGCTGTCAGAAGAAGAAGCTTTGACAGATCTAGCTCTGAATGTTTGCATCACCACCGCCAACACCAGCCTCAACCCTGCACAGACCAGAAcagagactggagggtggggaGGCTGGCCGAGCAATGGTCTAATGACCTGATAGCATCTGTGTTCCGGTCTCCCACCTCCACTTCAAGCACCGTCTCCACCTCCAGCTCTGGCCTGTCTTCAGAGTATCCAAGCTGTGAGAGCGTGACGGATGAATATGCTGGCTACCTTATCAGGGTACTGAAAAAGGAGGGAGGCAGCAGGGAGTTGGTCCTGGACCAGTATGCGAGCCGTTTGGCCTACCGCTCTATCAAACTGGGCTTGGCTCATGCTAGTCGCAAGATTAAGCAGAGATCCTCTAGCACCCGTCTTCACTCGTCCAAGTCACTGCCAGATGAATGGAAAGCATCTGGTAGTGAGGTGTCATCGCCCAAGGACAAGGCAGAGTCAGTAGTTTGTCCCTCAGGCGAGGACGCTCAGTGTTGCTGCAGGGACTCTGATGAGCAGAGTCAGAGGGAGTACATGGATCTGGTCAACTTCGCAGAGTCTTTAGCCTACAACATCACCTGTGATGTGACACGCAAGCTTCATCTTTCCTCCGCACGACTGCCCAAGTCTCTCACTGACTCGTGTCTTTATAAGAAATCCAAGCTTGAAGACATGGCAGAGAATCTCATCAGGAACTCCTTCTCCTGCCCCCTGTTGTCCAAGGAGGCTAAGAGCAGGCATTACCACAGCACAGGAAGCCTGTACGATGGAGGCTACAGGAGTAGGGTGATGCAGGTCATTGAGCATTACGCAAGGAAGATAGTTGACGACACTCTGAAGATGAGCCTGGCTTCAGTTGGACATTCATCCCGGGAGCACCAGAGGAACCAGGGCCATGACAGACACTCTCACACCCAGAGGTTGTCTGAGGGGCCATCACTGGGCCAAGCCCTGGGGGAGAGGACATGCCGTTACTGTCAGGTCCAGGAGTGCCCGTACTGCACCAAACTTAGCAGGCACCACCACCAGCCCGTgttacagaggaggaaaagggggTCAGAATGTCAGGCGAGGGCTGAGCGGCTCCCTAGCCTGGAGATTCCCAAGATCCACATCGACCTGGACCACAGGGCAGTGTTTGCAGAGGGGATGGTGTCCATGGCGATGGAGACAGCGAAACGTGAGCTGAGCAACACTAGCCTTAATGCAGACAGTGGCATTGGCCATGATGGAACCAGCTACGCTGAGAGCCTGACAGCTGAGATCATGACGTCAGCCTTGTCCAACATCTGCCAGACCGGCAATGTcag CCTTCCAGGTCGGGAAGCCACTGAGTCCTCTGTGTCCCAGCAGCTGAGTGTCGGAGATGACAGTCTGGGCAGCTGGTCTAACCTGAGCTTCGAGGACGAGCACCCAGACGACAACAGCAGCTTCCTCCACCTCAGTGACAG CAGCAATGGGAACAGCAGTAGCTGGAGCAGTCTGGGCCTGGAGGGGGAGGCGTGTGAGGAGCGCATGTCATTCTCTCCCTCTGACAG CGACAACACAGAGGACAAGGAGACCGAGGTCAAAGAGGAATCCAGCG GGACTCTCTGCGTGGACAGGACTCAGGTGCAGGCTCCCAGGAACACACTGGTCATTGTGAACTCTGACGTCAGGGAGCCCGGGTGCGGCCCTCAGCACGTGACCCTCGACCCTCAGCTCAGGAGCATGCTGCAGTGGGCGGCAGCCTCCATGGCTGACATCCCCCTGATCCAGCTGAGTCCTgacagagagctgcagcag CTTCCAGTGGTGGTCCAAAGGCTTCGGGAGAGGAAATGGAGGGTGGGAGAGCTGCTGCACACGCTGCTGCGCTACTGTGAAGAGGGTCAGGCGCACGGTCAGAGCCAGGCCAGAGAGGAGGCACTGCAGGCGGGCAGAGAACCTCACCGCATCCCCCTCTTCCAGTGGCTCCTGGAGCACGCCTAA